One window of Halogeometricum rufum genomic DNA carries:
- a CDS encoding 30S ribosomal protein S6e, which translates to MAEFKVVVSDPDAGDTHQFEVDGQDANRFLGRDIGDEVDGGAVGLDGFTLEITGGSDEAGRPMRENVAGSNLKELLLEGGVGYKPSRDGERKRVTVRGRQVSDETAQINVKVVDGGDVAAALGEDDEEADADDDE; encoded by the coding sequence ATGGCAGAATTCAAGGTTGTCGTCTCCGACCCCGACGCCGGTGACACCCACCAGTTCGAGGTCGACGGACAGGACGCGAACCGATTCCTCGGCCGAGACATCGGCGACGAAGTCGACGGCGGCGCCGTCGGCCTCGACGGCTTCACGCTCGAAATCACGGGCGGGTCCGACGAGGCGGGCCGTCCGATGCGAGAGAACGTCGCCGGCTCGAACCTCAAGGAACTCCTCCTCGAGGGCGGCGTCGGCTACAAGCCGTCCCGCGACGGCGAACGCAAGCGCGTCACCGTCCGCGGCCGTCAGGTCTCCGACGAGACGGCGCAGATAAACGTCAAAGTCGTCGACGGCGGCGACGTCGCGGCCGCACTCGGCGAGGACGACGAGGAAGCCGACGCCGACGACGACGAGTAA
- a CDS encoding DUF7112 family protein, which yields MSERVPSDHDSVTSYRATIARSGGTTRPCLRLPDEMSDVEDGDVVRLSLDGELFHARVTADSSGHLLRGAYDNKRLARTPGEGTNRLVEWCEKSGRDPGSAVELDELDAGFCYGLRVPGKRTVYTVPDRPNESLSNIAEKFARDE from the coding sequence GTGTCGGAACGCGTCCCCAGCGACCACGACTCGGTGACGTCGTATCGCGCGACCATCGCGCGGAGCGGCGGCACTACCCGCCCGTGTCTCCGTCTCCCGGACGAAATGTCCGACGTGGAGGACGGCGACGTCGTCCGCCTCTCTTTGGACGGCGAACTGTTCCACGCGCGCGTGACGGCCGACAGTTCGGGCCACCTCCTCCGCGGCGCCTACGACAACAAGCGCCTCGCTCGGACGCCCGGCGAGGGGACGAACCGCCTCGTGGAGTGGTGCGAGAAGAGCGGTCGGGACCCCGGGTCGGCGGTCGAACTCGACGAACTCGACGCGGGATTCTGTTACGGCCTCCGGGTCCCCGGCAAGCGCACCGTCTACACCGTCCCCGACCGGCCGAACGAGTCGCTCTCGAACATCGCCGAGAAGTTCGCTCGCGACGAGTAG
- a CDS encoding 2Fe-2S iron-sulfur cluster-binding protein has translation MVEINLVGLGLGLTLTVIAVALHFSRGTEWKATGDISQDVLERRASTVPETDFPEPMNRSIGGGGVAAGAVAGGEEGAELEGDAEDESTSPADIPEDEVEYFEVEYTKQGDTIEVANNETVLEAGEDEGWDLPYACRQGQCVSCAGQITSGGNSEDYVTHDNQQMLDDAELDEGYTLTCVAYPKADFTIETGEAP, from the coding sequence ATGGTCGAAATCAACCTCGTGGGGCTGGGTCTAGGTCTGACCCTGACGGTCATCGCCGTCGCCCTGCACTTCTCGCGGGGGACCGAGTGGAAGGCCACCGGGGACATCTCGCAGGACGTCCTCGAACGCCGGGCGAGCACGGTCCCCGAGACGGACTTCCCCGAACCGATGAACCGGTCTATCGGTGGCGGCGGCGTCGCCGCAGGGGCCGTCGCCGGCGGCGAAGAGGGCGCCGAACTCGAGGGCGACGCCGAAGACGAGTCGACGAGTCCCGCCGACATCCCCGAAGACGAAGTCGAGTACTTCGAGGTGGAGTACACGAAGCAGGGCGACACCATCGAAGTCGCCAACAACGAGACGGTCCTCGAAGCCGGCGAGGACGAGGGCTGGGACCTGCCGTACGCCTGCCGACAGGGCCAGTGCGTCTCCTGTGCCGGACAGATCACCTCCGGCGGTAACTCCGAGGACTACGTCACCCACGACAACCAGCAGATGCTGGACGACGCCGAACTCGACGAGGGGTACACCCTCACCTGCGTCGCCTACCCGAAGGCCGACTTCACCATCGAGACGGGCGAAGCGCCGTAA
- a CDS encoding universal stress protein yields MFDTIVIATDGSESVRRAVDVALDLSDRFDASVHALYVIDASEVDSSPDRLREEMREALTERGERALQEVAESTDRDVTTAVREGRPATVVGDYARDVDADVVAMGTRGRHGENRFLIGSVAERVVRTCPVPVLTVRQLADDEMDGPQGTPESA; encoded by the coding sequence ATGTTCGACACCATCGTCATCGCGACGGACGGGTCCGAGAGCGTCCGTCGGGCCGTGGACGTCGCCCTCGACCTCTCCGACCGGTTCGACGCGTCGGTCCACGCGCTGTACGTCATCGACGCCAGCGAGGTGGACTCCTCGCCCGACCGACTCCGCGAGGAGATGCGCGAGGCACTGACCGAACGCGGGGAGCGCGCGCTCCAGGAGGTGGCCGAATCGACGGACAGAGACGTCACGACGGCCGTCCGAGAGGGGCGACCGGCGACCGTCGTCGGCGACTACGCCCGCGACGTCGACGCCGACGTGGTGGCGATGGGGACCCGCGGCCGACACGGCGAGAACCGGTTTCTCATCGGCTCCGTCGCCGAACGCGTCGTCCGCACCTGTCCGGTTCCCGTGCTGACGGTTCGGCAGTTGGCCGACGACGAGATGGACGGACCGCAGGGGACGCCCGAGTCGGCCTGA
- a CDS encoding tyrosine-type recombinase/integrase, with the protein MSDTNDLEPIDPPTAVEMYLQERSQELADASHQAHRYRLNHFLRWCEEVEHVDNLNELTGRKLHQYRLWRREDGDLSNVSLKTQMDTLRVFVRFCERIDAVTRNLHEAVVSPSLSPGEDHKEVMLESDDAEELLAHLERFEYASFQHAMFTLLWHTGMRLGAIRSIDVNDYDPTQSRVRLRHRPAEDTPLKNGNEGERLIALRQEICDVLDDWIAHRRPDVTDAYGREPLFSTTQGRASRTTVRETVYRLTRPCEFTGDCPHGREIADCEATNDAQKTASKCPSSVSPHDVRRGSITYFLTRDVPEKVVSDRMNVGQQVLGKHYDQRTEEQKVEQRRGYLTNI; encoded by the coding sequence ATGTCAGACACGAACGACTTGGAACCCATCGACCCGCCGACCGCGGTGGAGATGTACCTCCAAGAACGAAGCCAAGAACTCGCAGATGCGAGTCATCAAGCGCACAGATACCGACTGAATCACTTCCTCCGGTGGTGCGAGGAAGTCGAGCACGTCGACAACCTGAACGAACTCACGGGCCGGAAACTCCACCAGTACCGGCTGTGGAGACGTGAGGACGGCGACTTATCGAACGTCAGTCTCAAGACGCAGATGGACACGCTACGGGTGTTCGTCCGCTTCTGCGAGCGCATTGACGCTGTCACGCGGAATCTGCACGAGGCTGTCGTCTCGCCCTCGTTGTCCCCCGGCGAGGACCACAAAGAGGTGATGCTGGAAAGCGACGACGCAGAGGAACTGTTAGCCCACTTAGAACGGTTCGAATACGCGTCCTTCCAGCACGCGATGTTTACGCTTCTGTGGCACACGGGGATGCGTCTCGGGGCGATTCGCAGCATCGACGTGAACGACTATGACCCAACGCAGTCGCGGGTCCGCCTCCGGCACCGTCCCGCCGAGGATACGCCGTTGAAGAACGGGAACGAGGGAGAGCGACTGATAGCCCTGCGGCAGGAGATATGCGACGTTCTCGACGACTGGATAGCCCATCGACGGCCCGACGTGACGGACGCATACGGCCGTGAGCCGCTATTCAGCACGACGCAGGGCCGAGCGTCCCGAACGACGGTACGGGAGACTGTGTACCGCCTCACGCGGCCCTGCGAGTTCACGGGCGACTGTCCGCACGGTCGAGAGATAGCCGACTGTGAGGCGACGAACGATGCACAGAAGACGGCGAGTAAGTGCCCGTCGTCGGTCTCTCCGCACGACGTGAGGCGCGGCAGCATCACGTACTTCCTCACTCGCGACGTACCCGAGAAAGTCGTCAGTGACCGCATGAACGTCGGCCAGCAAGTCCTCGGGAAGCACTACGACCAACGGACGGAGGAGCAGAAGGTAGAGCAACGAAGGGGGTATCTCACGAATATCTGA
- a CDS encoding aminopeptidase, with product MDPRVRDHAEVLVDWSARVEAGDDVVVSVAEGAHELAVAVAERLGERGANVVTTYASDEVARAYLLAHEGAFETGAHELALYENADSVLFLGGGRNTFATADVPGETRQASARASQPVREARMDTDWVSTVHPTRSLAQQAGMAHEEYREFVYDAVLRDWEALADEMANMKEILDEGSEVRLVKGDATDLTMSVEGRTAVNSAASVAYDSHNLPSGEVFTAPYDPEGEVFFDVPMTISGTRVRNVHLTFADGDVASFSAESGEDALADVLDTDEGARRLGELGIGMNRGIDRFTDNILFDEKMGDTVHLAVGRAYDACLPEGEAGNDSAVHVDMITDVSEDSRLEVDGDVVQRNGVFRWEDGFEG from the coding sequence ATGGACCCCAGAGTCAGAGACCACGCCGAGGTGCTGGTCGACTGGAGCGCGCGAGTCGAGGCGGGCGACGACGTGGTGGTGAGCGTCGCCGAGGGCGCCCACGAACTCGCCGTCGCCGTCGCCGAACGGTTGGGCGAACGCGGCGCGAACGTCGTCACCACCTACGCCTCCGACGAGGTGGCCCGCGCGTACCTCCTCGCGCACGAGGGGGCGTTCGAGACGGGCGCACACGAACTCGCCCTCTACGAGAACGCCGACTCGGTGCTGTTCCTCGGCGGCGGCCGCAACACGTTCGCCACCGCCGACGTACCCGGCGAGACGCGACAGGCGTCGGCCCGCGCGTCCCAACCCGTCCGCGAGGCGCGGATGGACACCGACTGGGTGTCCACCGTCCACCCGACGCGTTCGCTCGCCCAACAGGCCGGGATGGCCCACGAGGAGTACCGGGAGTTCGTCTACGACGCCGTCCTGCGGGACTGGGAGGCTCTCGCCGACGAGATGGCAAACATGAAAGAGATTCTCGACGAGGGGTCGGAGGTGCGCCTCGTGAAGGGCGACGCGACGGACCTCACGATGTCCGTCGAGGGCCGCACCGCGGTCAACTCCGCCGCCTCCGTCGCCTACGACTCGCACAACCTCCCGTCCGGCGAGGTGTTCACCGCGCCGTACGACCCCGAGGGCGAGGTGTTCTTCGACGTGCCGATGACCATCTCGGGGACGCGCGTGCGGAACGTCCACCTGACGTTCGCGGACGGCGACGTCGCGTCGTTCTCGGCGGAGTCGGGCGAGGACGCCCTCGCGGACGTTCTCGACACCGACGAGGGGGCGCGCCGCCTCGGCGAACTCGGCATCGGGATGAACCGCGGCATCGACCGCTTCACGGACAACATCCTGTTCGACGAGAAGATGGGCGACACCGTCCACCTCGCCGTCGGCCGCGCCTACGACGCCTGCCTGCCCGAGGGCGAGGCGGGCAACGACTCGGCCGTCCACGTGGACATGATAACGGACGTGAGCGAGGACTCCCGACTGGAGGTGGACGGCGACGTCGTCCAGCGAAACGGCGTCTTCCGGTGGGAAGACGGCTTCGAGGGATAG
- a CDS encoding alpha/beta fold hydrolase, which produces MNRTNAERTHADRSAVGRPEATLSQGTVEYEDAGTGDPILFVHGAFVDGGLWRNVAGPLSERFRCLVPTLPLGGHDVPMDPGADLTPSGLADLLAEFLDDVGVERVTLVGNDTGGAICQVFLAAYPERVERLVLTNCDAFDNFPPAAARPFTWGARIPGATGLFARALRSATARRLAFGLLAKHPIEPAVLDAYTDSLRTNAAVRRDLREVLLGVSSRYTEAAAEAFPSFDGPVLVAWGVDDPVFPLDDAERLVERFPNARLERIEDSYAFVSEDHPERLVELMTEFLGATVTA; this is translated from the coding sequence ATGAACCGAACGAACGCAGAGCGGACGCACGCGGACCGGAGCGCGGTCGGACGACCTGAAGCGACGCTGTCGCAGGGGACCGTCGAGTACGAGGACGCGGGTACCGGAGACCCGATTCTGTTCGTCCACGGCGCCTTCGTCGACGGCGGCCTGTGGCGGAACGTCGCCGGACCGCTCTCGGAGCGGTTCCGCTGCCTCGTTCCGACGCTCCCGCTCGGCGGCCACGACGTTCCGATGGACCCCGGCGCGGACCTGACGCCGTCGGGACTGGCCGACCTGCTGGCCGAGTTCCTCGACGACGTGGGCGTCGAACGGGTGACGCTCGTGGGCAACGATACGGGCGGCGCCATCTGTCAGGTGTTCCTCGCCGCCTACCCCGAACGCGTCGAGCGGTTGGTGTTGACGAACTGCGACGCGTTCGATAACTTCCCGCCGGCCGCGGCGCGCCCGTTCACGTGGGGGGCGCGGATACCCGGCGCGACGGGGCTGTTCGCCCGTGCGCTCCGTTCGGCGACCGCCCGCCGCCTGGCGTTCGGCCTGCTCGCCAAACACCCGATAGAACCGGCGGTCCTCGACGCGTACACCGACTCGTTGCGGACGAACGCCGCCGTCCGGCGGGACCTCCGCGAGGTCCTCCTCGGCGTCTCCTCGCGGTACACCGAGGCGGCCGCCGAGGCGTTCCCGTCGTTCGACGGTCCGGTCCTCGTCGCGTGGGGCGTCGACGACCCCGTCTTCCCCCTCGACGACGCCGAGCGGTTGGTCGAGCGCTTCCCGAACGCCCGACTCGAACGTATCGAGGACTCGTACGCGTTCGTGTCCGAGGACCACCCGGAGCGACTCGTCGAACTGATGACCGAGTTCCTCGGCGCCACGGTCACCGCCTGA
- the gnd gene encoding phosphogluconate dehydrogenase (NAD(+)-dependent, decarboxylating), with the protein MQLGVIGLGRMGQIVVNRVLDAGHDVVAFDLSEEAVATAAEAGAEPASSVDDFASRLDDEKRIWLMVPAGEAVDATLDELDPHLDADDVVVDGGNSHFEASVRRAEATDAAYLDCGTSGGPAGAELGFSLMVGGPEWAYEAMTPVFDAVATGPAGHDRMGPAGSGHYVKMVHNGVEYALMQAYGEGFELLADGRYDLDLEAVARTWNNGAVIRSWLLELCEEAFREEGTDLGDVADHVSGGSTGTWTVQEALEQEVPVPLIYQALAERFDSRNDGRFSRRLANRLRYGFGRHEVVREE; encoded by the coding sequence ATGCAACTGGGCGTCATCGGACTCGGTCGGATGGGGCAGATAGTGGTCAACCGCGTGCTCGACGCCGGGCACGACGTGGTGGCGTTCGACCTCTCGGAGGAGGCCGTCGCCACGGCGGCCGAGGCGGGCGCCGAACCGGCGTCGAGCGTCGACGACTTCGCGTCCCGACTCGACGACGAGAAGCGCATCTGGCTGATGGTTCCCGCCGGCGAGGCGGTGGACGCGACGCTGGACGAACTCGACCCCCACCTCGACGCCGACGACGTTGTCGTCGACGGCGGCAACTCCCACTTCGAGGCGTCCGTTCGCCGGGCGGAGGCGACGGACGCGGCCTACCTCGACTGCGGCACCTCCGGCGGTCCCGCGGGCGCCGAACTCGGCTTCTCGCTCATGGTCGGCGGCCCGGAGTGGGCCTACGAGGCGATGACGCCCGTGTTCGACGCGGTGGCGACCGGTCCCGCCGGTCACGACCGGATGGGACCGGCGGGGTCGGGCCACTACGTGAAGATGGTCCACAACGGCGTCGAGTACGCCCTCATGCAGGCGTACGGCGAGGGCTTCGAACTCCTCGCCGACGGCCGCTACGACCTCGACCTGGAGGCCGTCGCCCGCACGTGGAACAACGGCGCGGTCATCCGCTCGTGGCTCCTGGAACTGTGCGAGGAGGCGTTCCGCGAGGAGGGGACCGACCTGGGCGACGTGGCCGACCACGTCTCCGGCGGGTCGACGGGCACGTGGACGGTCCAGGAGGCCCTCGAACAGGAGGTTCCGGTACCGCTCATCTACCAGGCGCTGGCCGAACGGTTCGACAGCCGAAACGACGGTCGGTTCTCGCGCCGCCTCGCCAACCGCCTGCGCTACGGGTTCGGTCGGCACGAGGTCGTCCGCGAGGAGTAG
- a CDS encoding CBS domain-containing protein: protein MLEELLDTDVPTAAPDTPVADVAAAMRETDADAVVVLDEDRPLGVVTPATLGRAVVAGEDLSTDVVADLLDGDPVTIRRVATRADLVAVFAREDAREAIVLDDADQYLGVVSFEDVLAAYGREFDALLDLVA, encoded by the coding sequence ATGCTCGAAGAACTCCTCGACACGGACGTACCGACCGCCGCACCCGACACCCCCGTCGCGGACGTCGCGGCGGCGATGCGCGAGACGGACGCCGACGCCGTCGTCGTCCTCGACGAGGACCGCCCGCTCGGCGTGGTCACCCCCGCCACGTTGGGTCGCGCCGTCGTCGCCGGCGAGGACCTGAGCACGGACGTCGTCGCCGACTTGCTCGACGGCGACCCGGTGACGATTCGGCGGGTGGCGACGCGCGCGGACCTCGTGGCCGTCTTCGCCCGCGAGGACGCCCGCGAGGCCATCGTCCTCGACGACGCGGACCAGTACCTCGGCGTCGTCTCCTTCGAGGACGTCCTCGCCGCCTACGGCCGGGAGTTCGACGCCCTCCTCGACCTGGTGGCGTGA
- a CDS encoding DUF5807 family protein: MSKLDEFLAGDRHDDVALFLTHEYLDSQGKLPNLGEEVENGYVLVVPGDDGRQAFAAGTGMDAMEFSRAAMDRNGHVARDLGGGECPDRDADENHQAEFIFAFSEAQNEDVGGLYARGEVIHAYAHCACGASYSDKWVVGEETETGVQPGESEPAHAEE, translated from the coding sequence ATGAGCAAACTCGACGAGTTCCTCGCGGGCGACCGGCACGACGACGTGGCACTGTTCCTCACGCACGAGTACCTCGACAGCCAGGGTAAACTCCCGAACCTCGGCGAAGAGGTCGAGAACGGGTACGTCCTCGTCGTCCCCGGCGACGACGGGCGACAGGCCTTCGCCGCCGGGACGGGGATGGACGCGATGGAGTTCTCGCGGGCGGCGATGGACCGGAACGGCCACGTCGCGCGTGACCTCGGCGGCGGCGAGTGCCCGGACCGCGACGCTGACGAGAACCACCAGGCCGAGTTCATCTTCGCCTTCTCGGAGGCGCAGAACGAAGACGTCGGCGGCCTCTACGCCCGCGGCGAGGTGATTCACGCCTACGCCCACTGCGCCTGCGGGGCGTCCTACTCCGACAAGTGGGTCGTCGGCGAGGAGACGGAGACGGGCGTCCAACCCGGCGAGTCCGAACCCGCACACGCGGAGGAGTGA
- a CDS encoding helix-turn-helix transcriptional regulator, with protein MDGEDLTELLRLRHDVLGALADDPRPRHELVDALPDSKSTVYKGLSQLQEAGLVVRDDDGFRPTLFGTVALARYDALADTARFGDMLADVPGDAVDPAALVGATVVRPDETDAERHVEAVWTLLGDAERARAVAPVVSPGYVARFRELLDAGLTAELVLPESVAASLRDEYPDELAAISERAALYETTAPVPFGVLVTEGARPQMAIELRDGPLVSGLITNDTPAAIRWAEATVDRFRTNAVRLDAP; from the coding sequence ATGGACGGAGAGGACCTCACCGAGTTACTTCGGCTTCGTCACGACGTTCTCGGGGCGCTCGCCGACGACCCGCGCCCGCGACACGAACTCGTCGACGCCCTCCCGGACTCGAAGTCGACCGTCTACAAGGGTCTTTCACAGCTCCAGGAGGCCGGCCTCGTCGTACGCGACGACGACGGGTTCAGGCCGACGCTGTTCGGAACGGTGGCGCTCGCGCGGTACGACGCGCTCGCCGACACCGCCCGGTTCGGCGACATGCTCGCGGACGTCCCCGGCGACGCCGTCGACCCCGCGGCGCTGGTCGGTGCGACCGTGGTCCGTCCCGACGAGACCGACGCCGAGCGCCACGTCGAGGCGGTGTGGACGCTGCTGGGGGACGCAGAGCGCGCCCGGGCGGTCGCTCCCGTGGTCTCGCCCGGATACGTCGCCCGGTTTCGAGAGCTATTGGACGCGGGGTTGACCGCCGAACTCGTGCTTCCCGAGTCGGTCGCGGCTTCGCTCCGAGACGAGTACCCGGACGAACTGGCCGCCATCTCCGAGCGAGCCGCTCTCTACGAGACGACTGCGCCGGTCCCGTTCGGCGTCCTCGTGACCGAGGGCGCTCGGCCCCAGATGGCCATCGAACTGCGCGACGGTCCGCTCGTCAGCGGACTGATAACGAACGACACCCCGGCCGCCATCCGGTGGGCAGAGGCGACCGTCGACCGGTTTCGGACGAACGCGGTGCGACTCGACGCGCCGTGA
- a CDS encoding rubrerythrin-like domain-containing protein: protein MGETFDRSQWYECTRCSFRSEPGDPTTVCPRCGQQMHNVARVQE from the coding sequence ATGGGAGAGACGTTCGACAGGTCGCAGTGGTACGAGTGTACGCGGTGCAGTTTCCGGTCGGAACCGGGCGACCCGACGACGGTGTGTCCCCGGTGCGGACAGCAGATGCACAACGTCGCGCGCGTACAGGAGTGA
- a CDS encoding MATE family efflux transporter — MFALAWPIIVTELLQVAYNLADTVWLGRLSTDAVAAISLAFPLIFLLISVGGGFTVAGTILVAQYTGAKEEGSAGTVAGQTFSFIGVIAVVVGLVGFAATDLMLGVLPSSAATAGQVIPLAGDYMRVFFLGLPFLFGFFVFSSLMRGYGNTRAPMVVMFVSVAINVVVDPIFIFGFESNPLFGMLGLRGVETALFAATGFEGYGVTGAAVATVLSRAVATVIGLYVIFGTSAGPDVELADFVPEREYIEQIVRLGVPSALEQSASALGFITLTAMVVTFSPEVVAAYGLGNRLTSLVFLPALGLGRATDTIVGQNLGAQKPDRAERAVWLAAKVGAGVMVVIGVVAYVFAEPIVGVFIGTGTDSAAKTIELGAAYIRIRAFEFGFIGVLQTVLGAYRGAGNTKTALAFSLFALWFGRIPIVYYLSFVQGFGETGIWIGMAVGQILGAIAAAAWFTRGTWKRAVIDQSDAAAE; from the coding sequence ATGTTCGCCCTCGCGTGGCCCATCATCGTCACCGAGTTGCTCCAGGTCGCCTACAACCTCGCGGACACCGTCTGGCTCGGCCGCCTCTCGACGGACGCCGTCGCCGCCATCAGCCTCGCGTTTCCGCTCATCTTCCTCCTCATCTCCGTCGGCGGCGGCTTCACCGTCGCCGGCACCATCCTCGTCGCGCAGTACACCGGCGCGAAAGAGGAGGGGTCCGCCGGCACCGTCGCCGGGCAGACGTTCTCGTTCATCGGCGTCATCGCCGTCGTCGTCGGTCTCGTCGGGTTCGCCGCGACGGATCTGATGCTCGGCGTCCTCCCGAGTTCCGCGGCGACGGCGGGGCAGGTCATCCCCCTTGCGGGTGACTACATGCGCGTGTTCTTCCTCGGTCTGCCGTTCCTGTTCGGGTTCTTCGTCTTCTCGTCGCTCATGCGCGGGTACGGCAACACGCGCGCCCCGATGGTCGTGATGTTCGTCAGCGTCGCCATCAACGTCGTCGTCGACCCCATCTTCATCTTCGGCTTCGAGTCGAACCCGCTGTTCGGGATGCTCGGCCTCCGCGGCGTCGAAACCGCGCTGTTCGCCGCGACCGGATTCGAGGGCTACGGCGTGACCGGCGCCGCCGTCGCGACGGTGCTCTCGCGCGCCGTCGCGACGGTCATCGGCCTCTACGTCATCTTCGGGACGAGCGCCGGGCCGGACGTGGAACTGGCAGACTTCGTCCCCGAACGCGAGTACATCGAACAGATCGTCCGACTGGGCGTCCCGAGCGCCCTCGAACAGTCCGCCAGCGCGCTCGGCTTCATCACGCTCACCGCGATGGTCGTCACGTTCTCCCCCGAAGTCGTCGCCGCGTACGGCCTCGGAAACCGGCTCACCTCGCTGGTGTTCCTCCCCGCTCTCGGCTTGGGCCGGGCGACGGACACCATCGTCGGGCAGAACCTCGGCGCGCAGAAACCGGACCGGGCCGAGCGCGCCGTCTGGTTGGCCGCGAAAGTCGGAGCGGGCGTCATGGTCGTCATCGGCGTCGTCGCCTACGTCTTCGCCGAACCCATCGTCGGCGTGTTCATCGGCACCGGGACGGACTCGGCGGCGAAAACCATCGAACTCGGCGCGGCGTACATCCGAATCCGCGCCTTCGAGTTCGGCTTCATCGGCGTCCTCCAGACCGTCCTCGGCGCCTACCGCGGCGCGGGCAACACGAAGACGGCGCTGGCGTTCTCGCTGTTCGCGCTCTGGTTCGGCCGCATCCCAATCGTGTACTACCTGTCGTTCGTGCAGGGGTTCGGCGAGACGGGCATCTGGATCGGGATGGCCGTCGGACAGATTCTCGGTGCTATCGCGGCGGCCGCGTGGTTCACCCGCGGCACGTGGAAGCGAGCCGTCATCGACCAGTCCGACGCGGCCGCGGAGTGA
- a CDS encoding DHH family phosphoesterase, whose translation MDEELIDSSRLSLSRKSQLPGAGFFYPDSLDEERAEERVKEAVEDAEAVVIADTDADGLGCVALVREMYGAALDVATFEDDVARRVERWEATGPIDDEDEDDEDEDAPKSTVALVGAGPYSLDDALERVAKHAPEGIDAYVCDLCPDEYEYVDDELAALVERASSVSWYDHHQWGDDVLAAVRDAGVELVVGESDEVCSTDVTLDSLDYEFDDRWAELAAVTRDHDLWLKEDERSDDLSDYAYWVSPEEYVTVVGAYGVDLPPVVEQFIELRRVEKQELIDAALDRAEITQVGPWTVGVTYGRCSQNEVAEGLRERGTDAAVIVKPAGSASIRGTDEFQRAHEVAGQVNGGGHPKAAGCKPDIYDDMLDYAHHWTTNGSAAKRVILAAFERVAEDVEAEEAAAAEAEADDDQDEGVETER comes from the coding sequence ATGGACGAGGAACTCATCGACAGCTCTCGGCTGTCGCTCTCGCGGAAGTCGCAGTTGCCCGGCGCGGGCTTCTTCTACCCCGATTCGCTGGACGAGGAGCGCGCAGAGGAGCGAGTGAAGGAGGCCGTCGAGGACGCCGAAGCCGTCGTAATCGCCGACACGGACGCCGACGGACTCGGCTGCGTCGCCCTCGTGCGGGAGATGTACGGCGCCGCCCTCGACGTAGCGACGTTCGAGGACGACGTGGCCCGTCGCGTCGAGCGCTGGGAGGCGACGGGACCGATAGACGACGAAGACGAGGACGACGAAGACGAGGACGCGCCGAAGTCGACGGTCGCACTCGTCGGCGCGGGGCCGTACTCGCTGGACGACGCGCTCGAACGCGTCGCGAAGCACGCCCCCGAGGGCATCGACGCCTACGTCTGCGACCTCTGCCCCGACGAGTACGAGTACGTCGACGACGAACTGGCCGCCCTCGTCGAACGCGCGTCGTCCGTCTCGTGGTACGACCACCACCAGTGGGGCGACGACGTGCTGGCCGCCGTCCGCGACGCCGGCGTCGAACTCGTCGTCGGCGAGTCCGACGAGGTGTGTTCGACGGACGTGACTCTCGATTCGTTGGACTACGAGTTCGACGACCGGTGGGCGGAACTCGCCGCGGTCACCCGCGACCACGACCTGTGGCTGAAGGAGGACGAACGCAGCGACGACCTGTCGGACTACGCCTACTGGGTGAGCCCCGAGGAGTACGTCACCGTCGTCGGCGCGTACGGCGTCGACCTGCCGCCCGTCGTCGAGCAGTTCATCGAACTCCGCCGCGTGGAGAAACAGGAACTCATCGACGCCGCCCTCGACCGGGCGGAGATAACGCAGGTCGGCCCGTGGACCGTCGGCGTCACGTACGGCCGGTGTTCGCAGAACGAGGTGGCCGAGGGCCTGCGCGAACGCGGCACCGACGCCGCGGTCATCGTCAAGCCCGCCGGAAGCGCGAGCATCCGGGGTACGGACGAGTTCCAGCGCGCACACGAAGTCGCCGGACAGGTAAACGGCGGCGGCCACCCGAAGGCCGCCGGCTGTAAACCGGACATCTACGACGACATGCTCGACTACGCGCACCACTGGACGACGAACGGGTCGGCCGCGAAGCGCGTCATCCTCGCCGCCTTCGAACGCGTCGCCGAGGACGTCGAAGCCGAGGAAGCGGCGGCCGCGGAAGCCGAGGCGGACGACGACCAAGACGAGGGCGTCGAGACTGAGCGGTAG